The following coding sequences lie in one Prochlorococcus marinus XMU1419 genomic window:
- the carA gene encoding glutamine-hydrolyzing carbamoyl-phosphate synthase small subunit: MINPYKKNAKLVLNNGIVFPGFSFGASGTAVGEIVFNTGMTGYQEVITDPSYYGQILTFTYPEIGNTGINLEDSESDITVKGIIVRNYSSNNSNWRSLKNLNQWLVEKNIIGLYGIDTRALVKVLRSYGSMNGALTSEDKTVESCLKIIYETPKMEGLNLSKEVSTKQEYFWQNTTETDFDIRQKLSEKPNKLKIVAIDFGIKKSILNRLVSHGCEILVLPSSSTLEDVLFNKPDGIFFSNGPGDPSTVTEGIDLARSLIEHGEIPMFGICLGHQIFGLALGGSTYKLPFGHRGLNHPCGNNNQIEITSQNHGFAIDPNSLSKEIVKITHYNLNDNTVAGLEVNNKPIFSVQYHPEAGPGPHDSDYLFKKFVSLMLDRC; the protein is encoded by the coding sequence ATGATTAATCCATATAAAAAAAATGCAAAATTAGTTTTAAATAATGGAATTGTTTTTCCTGGATTTTCTTTTGGCGCCTCTGGTACTGCTGTTGGCGAAATAGTTTTTAATACTGGAATGACAGGATATCAGGAGGTTATTACTGATCCAAGTTATTATGGACAAATATTAACATTCACTTATCCAGAAATTGGAAATACCGGTATTAATCTTGAAGATTCAGAATCTGATATTACTGTTAAAGGGATAATTGTTAGAAATTATTCATCAAATAATAGTAATTGGAGATCACTAAAGAATCTTAATCAATGGTTAGTTGAGAAAAATATAATAGGTCTTTATGGAATTGATACAAGAGCCCTTGTTAAAGTATTAAGATCTTATGGCTCGATGAATGGAGCTCTTACCTCTGAAGATAAAACTGTAGAAAGTTGTTTAAAAATAATCTATGAAACCCCAAAAATGGAGGGATTAAATCTATCAAAGGAAGTTTCCACAAAGCAAGAATATTTTTGGCAAAATACGACAGAAACAGATTTTGACATTAGACAAAAACTTTCAGAAAAGCCTAATAAATTAAAAATAGTAGCCATTGATTTTGGAATAAAAAAATCAATTTTAAATCGACTAGTCTCTCATGGTTGTGAAATTTTAGTGTTACCTTCTAGCTCTACTTTAGAAGATGTCTTATTTAATAAGCCTGATGGGATATTCTTCTCAAATGGGCCTGGCGATCCTTCTACCGTTACTGAGGGCATAGATTTGGCGAGATCACTTATTGAACATGGTGAAATACCTATGTTCGGTATTTGCCTCGGTCATCAAATATTTGGATTGGCCTTGGGTGGTTCAACTTATAAACTTCCATTCGGACATCGCGGACTAAATCATCCTTGTGGGAATAATAATCAAATTGAGATAACTAGTCAGAATCATGGTTTTGCTATTGATCCTAATTCTCTTTCAAAAGAAATAGTGAAAATTACTCACTACAATCTTAACGATAATACTGTTGCTGGATTAGAGGTAAATAATAAACCAATATTTAGTGTTCAATATCATCCAGAAGCAGGACCTGGTCCGCATGATTCAGATTATTTATTTAAAAAATTTGTTTCTCTAATGTTAGATAGATGTTGA
- a CDS encoding STAS domain-containing protein, with translation MIIEDFQKLTVSLRGNLDIKTNIIVFTFKGQLDAFSEKQFKSFITNNLKNELPFVIDLTKIDFLDSSGLGALVQTAKECKKLKLGFSVVGNSRVAQTIKLVRLGDFLNLKSSLEDALTFFKN, from the coding sequence TTGATCATAGAAGATTTCCAGAAGCTTACGGTTTCTTTAAGAGGAAACCTAGATATAAAAACAAACATTATTGTTTTTACCTTTAAAGGTCAGCTTGACGCCTTCTCAGAAAAACAATTTAAGTCTTTTATTACTAATAATTTAAAAAATGAGTTACCATTCGTTATTGATCTTACAAAAATTGATTTTCTAGATTCTTCGGGTCTTGGTGCTCTTGTCCAAACTGCTAAAGAATGTAAAAAGTTGAAGTTAGGCTTCTCGGTTGTTGGAAACTCGAGAGTCGCTCAAACAATTAAACTTGTACGTTTAGGAGATTTTCTTAACTTAAAGTCTAGTCTTGAAGATGCATTAACTTTTTTCAAAAATTGA
- a CDS encoding ribonuclease III domain-containing protein, protein MNYWIQNLVPHGSPDEIGVIQLAWLGDAVWELHQRLRHVHFPLKSKELHLSVVNEVKAISQSKSLDDIEHLLNANEMDLIRRARNKTKRNPKSSNPVVYSKATGFETLIGWLFLKDPQRLSTLFDYLELKMQ, encoded by the coding sequence TTGAATTATTGGATTCAAAACTTAGTTCCACATGGCTCACCTGATGAAATTGGTGTCATTCAACTTGCTTGGCTTGGGGATGCGGTATGGGAACTTCATCAAAGACTAAGACATGTTCATTTTCCATTAAAATCAAAAGAACTCCATTTATCAGTAGTTAACGAAGTAAAGGCAATATCTCAATCAAAATCTTTAGATGATATTGAACATTTATTAAATGCAAATGAAATGGATTTAATTAGACGTGCTAGAAATAAAACGAAGAGAAACCCAAAGTCCTCAAACCCTGTCGTATATTCTAAAGCAACTGGTTTTGAAACTCTTATTGGGTGGCTGTTTCTAAAAGATCCTCAAAGATTATCAACTCTTTTTGATTATCTTGAATTAAAAATGCAATGA
- the rlmB gene encoding 23S rRNA (guanosine(2251)-2'-O)-methyltransferase RlmB, giving the protein MKNTSKKNFSEKNSKHFNKNSYSNSYYKDTSSSKKSNILLNNSTKNENVNNSKKIDKHKNNFLSNKRIKPKDKNNKEASNKAQNMNQERFNKKNFDDWIWGKHSVYETLNSERAINRIWCTSEIFSSEKFYILLKELKSKGVLIEEVSWNRLSQLTFGASHQGVALQLACSKTISLEKLICFSKQNSANPIILALDGITDPHNVGAIIRSSEAFDCKGIIIPQRRSAGLTGTVAKVAAGAIEHLPVSRVVNLNRALDELKRNGFIVIGLSGDGHLSISKFHEKSPMVVVVGSENKGISLLTQKKCDFLLRIPLKGKTSSLNASVAAAISLFHLTSK; this is encoded by the coding sequence ATGAAAAATACTTCTAAAAAGAATTTTTCTGAAAAAAATAGCAAACACTTCAACAAAAATTCTTATTCTAATTCTTACTATAAAGATACAAGTTCATCAAAAAAAAGTAATATTCTTTTAAACAATTCTACTAAAAATGAGAATGTTAACAATTCAAAAAAAATTGATAAACACAAAAATAACTTTTTATCTAATAAAAGAATAAAGCCAAAAGATAAAAATAATAAAGAGGCTTCTAATAAAGCCCAGAATATGAATCAAGAACGCTTTAATAAAAAAAATTTTGATGATTGGATATGGGGGAAACATTCAGTTTATGAAACACTTAATAGTGAAAGAGCTATAAATAGGATTTGGTGTACATCAGAAATCTTTTCTTCAGAGAAATTCTATATTTTACTGAAGGAACTTAAATCAAAAGGAGTCCTCATTGAAGAAGTTTCATGGAACAGGCTTTCACAATTAACTTTTGGTGCTTCTCATCAAGGTGTCGCGTTGCAATTAGCATGCTCTAAAACAATATCCCTAGAAAAGTTAATCTGTTTTTCAAAGCAAAATTCAGCAAATCCAATTATCCTGGCCTTAGACGGAATTACTGATCCACATAATGTAGGTGCAATCATAAGATCTTCAGAGGCATTTGATTGCAAGGGCATCATCATTCCTCAAAGGAGATCTGCTGGCTTAACAGGGACAGTCGCCAAGGTAGCTGCAGGCGCTATAGAGCATTTGCCAGTAAGTAGAGTTGTTAATTTAAATAGAGCACTTGATGAGCTAAAGAGAAATGGTTTTATTGTTATTGGATTATCTGGAGATGGTCATTTATCGATCTCAAAATTTCATGAAAAAAGTCCTATGGTAGTGGTAGTCGGGTCTGAAAATAAAGGTATTTCTTTGCTTACTCAAAAAAAATGCGATTTTTTATTAAGGATTCCTCTGAAAGGGAAAACATCAAGCTTAAATGCCTCAGTTGCAGCAGCAATATCTCTATTTCACTTGACAAGTAAATAA
- a CDS encoding DUF1816 domain-containing protein, with the protein MIRNFGNKLGLAWWAKIETNQPNVTYWYGPFITKRSLKENMFSFIKDLSDEGSTNIKHSFVRCKKEEPLTI; encoded by the coding sequence TTGATTAGAAATTTTGGAAACAAACTCGGCTTAGCTTGGTGGGCTAAAATTGAGACAAATCAACCAAACGTTACGTATTGGTATGGCCCATTTATTACAAAACGTAGTTTAAAGGAAAACATGTTTTCTTTTATTAAAGATCTGTCAGATGAAGGTTCAACAAATATTAAGCATAGTTTTGTTCGTTGCAAAAAAGAAGAACCTTTAACTATTTGA
- the gatA gene encoding Asp-tRNA(Asn)/Glu-tRNA(Gln) amidotransferase subunit GatA, with the protein MDFKSLRKEINSKNASVKELVNDFFSKIDSYDTQINSYISTTKDNAINQAKYIDKLIENEEILPPLAGIPIAIKDNICTKGVVTTCASKMLESFVAPYESTASSKLWSSGGICLGKTNLDEFAMGSSTETSVFGVTSNPWDINRVPGGSSGGSAASVAAGLCSAAIGSDTGGSIRQPASFCGVVGLKPTYGRVSRWGLIAFASSLDQIGPITNSVSDAAEILYSISGNDPLDSTCLDKPVPNYLTDLNKSIKNLKIGIIKECFEHPGLNKEVKESVLSGVERFKALGAEIIEVECPRFNDGIATYYVIAPSEASANLARYDGVKYGYRSNEGSNLLDMTSKSRAEGFGDEVQRRILIGTYALSAGYSDAYYKKAQKVRTLIRKDFDNAFMKADILLTPTCPTTAFLKGDFANDPLSMYLSDLLTVPANLAGLPAISIPCGFDKKGLPIGLQLIGNVLEEDKILNAANVFEIDAQVIKNKPLL; encoded by the coding sequence ATGGATTTTAAATCTTTAAGAAAGGAAATTAATAGTAAAAATGCTTCTGTTAAAGAATTAGTAAATGATTTTTTTTCAAAAATCGATTCTTATGACACCCAAATAAACTCCTACATTTCTACAACAAAAGATAATGCTATTAATCAAGCAAAATATATAGATAAATTAATAGAGAATGAAGAGATACTTCCACCTCTTGCGGGAATACCAATAGCAATAAAAGATAATATTTGTACTAAAGGAGTTGTAACTACATGTGCAAGCAAAATGCTTGAAAGCTTTGTCGCTCCATATGAATCCACTGCATCAAGTAAATTATGGTCTTCAGGTGGTATTTGTTTAGGAAAAACAAATTTGGATGAATTTGCAATGGGTAGTTCAACAGAAACATCTGTCTTTGGCGTTACATCTAATCCTTGGGATATTAATAGAGTTCCAGGAGGAAGTTCAGGAGGGAGTGCTGCTTCAGTTGCGGCTGGATTATGTTCAGCTGCTATAGGCTCTGACACTGGAGGATCAATTAGACAGCCAGCTTCTTTTTGTGGTGTTGTTGGACTTAAGCCTACTTATGGAAGAGTAAGTAGATGGGGACTGATAGCATTTGCTAGCTCTCTTGATCAAATTGGGCCAATTACAAATTCTGTCTCAGATGCTGCTGAAATCCTTTATTCAATATCTGGAAATGATCCCTTGGATTCAACATGTCTTGATAAACCCGTACCAAATTATTTAACTGATTTAAATAAATCTATAAAGAATTTAAAAATTGGAATCATTAAAGAATGCTTTGAACATCCTGGTCTTAATAAAGAAGTTAAAGAATCTGTGCTTTCTGGAGTTGAGAGATTTAAGGCTTTAGGAGCCGAAATTATCGAAGTTGAATGTCCTAGATTTAATGACGGAATTGCAACATATTATGTAATTGCGCCATCAGAGGCATCTGCAAATTTAGCTAGATATGATGGAGTTAAATATGGTTACAGATCGAACGAAGGTTCTAATCTTCTAGATATGACTTCCAAAAGCAGAGCTGAGGGATTTGGTGATGAAGTTCAAAGAAGAATTTTGATAGGTACTTATGCTTTGTCAGCTGGATATAGCGATGCCTACTATAAAAAAGCTCAAAAAGTTAGGACACTAATTAGAAAGGATTTCGATAATGCTTTTATGAAAGCAGATATTTTATTAACTCCGACTTGTCCCACAACAGCTTTTTTGAAAGGAGATTTTGCAAATGATCCTCTTTCAATGTATTTGTCTGATCTGTTAACTGTTCCTGCCAATTTAGCTGGACTCCCAGCTATTAGTATTCCTTGTGGTTTTGATAAAAAAGGGTTACCCATTGGTCTTCAACTTATTGGTAATGTGTTGGAAGAGGATAAAATATTAAATGCTGCCAATGTTTTTGAAATTGATGCTCAGGTAATAAAGAATAAACCTTTGTTATGA
- a CDS encoding DNA polymerase III subunit alpha, whose protein sequence is MGFVSLHNHSDYSLLDGASQISKIVDRASDLGMDSIALTDHGVMYGVLDLVKKCKEKGIKPIIGNEMYVINGSIDDPQPKKEKRYHLVVLAKNHTGYKNLVKLTTISHLNGMRGRGIFSRPCIDKFLLNKYKDGLIVSTACLGGEIPQAILKGRFDIAEDIALWYKKLFADDFYLEIQDHGSIEDRIVNTELLKIGKKHQIKVIATNDAHYISNMDVEAHDALLCVLTGKLISDEKRLRYTGTEYIKSENEMLELFKDHIDDESIKEAVNNTVEISQKIEVFDLFGKYRMPKFPLKDETNSFSLLTQLSNEGLLKRLKKNSLTEIDDNYKKRLSSELEIIKDMGFPDYFLVVWDYIRFARESSIPVGPGRGSAAGSLVAYALQITNIDPVEHGLLFERFLNPARKSMPDIDTDFCIDRRNEVIDYVTNRYGEDKVAQIITFNKMTSKAVLKDVARVLDIPYGEADKLAKLIPVVRGKPYKLKEMIDKNSPCQEFRDKYINDNKVKKWIDLALRIEGTNKTYGVHAAGVVISSDPLDELVPLQRNNEGQIITQYSMDDIESLGLLKMDFLGLKNLTMIEKTVSLISQSSGKIINIDNLPQNDSKTFELIGSGDLEGIFQLESSGMKQVVKDFKPNSLEDISSILALYRPGPLDAGLIPKFINRKNGNEKVDYPHPSIKSILTETYGIMVYQEQIMKIAQDLAGYSLGDADLLRRAMGKKKVSEMVKHRNIFVEGSMKKGVNEKLANDLFDQMVLFAEYCFNKSHSTAYGAVTYQTAFLKAHFPVAYMAALLSVNSGSTDKMQRYISNCYSMGIEVISPSINFSGIDFTIKNNQILFGLSAIKNLGDSAIRNIIENRNNFGSFKSLSDLCDRLPSNVLNKRSIESLIHCGALDEFSNDNNRAQLLSDLEHVMEWASSRNRDRLSGQGNLFDCKEEFSNVAFSDSQLAKVDDYSLIEKLKLEKELLGFYLSDHPLKHLTKPAKLVSPISISQLDETKDRTKVSLVVMIPELKQITTRKGDRMAIVQLEDLSGSCEAIVFPKTYVRLSEFLLTDIRLLVWGTIDKKSDKTQLIIDDCREIDNLKLLIINLDSSQASDVRVQNTLRDCLIKFKPDKGKCGIKTPVLAAVRNKNSVTYVKFGEQFCIGDIQGARKLLEDKSFQVNLKSLVS, encoded by the coding sequence ATGGGTTTCGTTTCACTTCATAATCATAGTGACTACAGTTTACTTGATGGAGCAAGTCAAATTTCTAAAATTGTTGATAGAGCTTCTGATCTTGGGATGGATTCTATTGCTTTGACCGATCATGGCGTAATGTATGGAGTGCTTGATTTAGTCAAGAAGTGTAAGGAGAAAGGAATAAAACCAATTATTGGTAATGAAATGTATGTAATTAATGGATCTATTGATGATCCTCAACCTAAAAAAGAAAAAAGGTATCATTTGGTGGTCTTAGCAAAAAATCATACTGGCTATAAGAATCTCGTAAAGTTAACAACAATTAGCCACTTAAATGGTATGAGAGGCCGAGGTATTTTTTCTAGACCATGTATTGATAAATTTCTTTTAAATAAATATAAGGATGGTCTTATAGTTTCTACAGCTTGTCTTGGTGGTGAGATACCCCAAGCCATCTTAAAAGGAAGATTTGACATAGCTGAGGATATAGCCCTTTGGTATAAAAAATTATTTGCAGATGATTTCTATTTAGAAATACAAGATCATGGCTCTATTGAGGATAGAATCGTCAACACCGAATTATTAAAAATTGGGAAGAAGCATCAAATTAAAGTCATTGCTACCAATGATGCCCATTACATATCAAATATGGATGTTGAAGCACATGATGCTTTGCTTTGTGTATTAACGGGAAAACTTATTAGCGATGAAAAAAGATTGAGATACACAGGAACAGAATATATTAAAAGTGAAAATGAAATGCTTGAACTTTTTAAAGATCATATTGATGATGAATCAATTAAGGAGGCAGTTAACAATACAGTAGAAATATCTCAAAAAATTGAAGTATTTGACTTATTTGGAAAATATAGAATGCCAAAATTTCCCCTCAAAGACGAGACAAATTCTTTTTCTCTCCTAACACAATTATCTAATGAAGGTCTATTAAAAAGACTTAAAAAAAATTCGCTCACAGAAATAGATGACAATTATAAAAAAAGACTATCTTCCGAATTGGAAATTATAAAGGATATGGGTTTCCCAGATTATTTTTTGGTTGTTTGGGACTATATCAGATTTGCTAGAGAAAGTTCTATCCCAGTTGGCCCAGGTAGAGGATCTGCAGCAGGCTCATTAGTAGCCTACGCTCTTCAAATCACGAATATAGATCCTGTCGAGCATGGATTATTGTTTGAGAGATTTTTAAATCCTGCAAGAAAGTCTATGCCAGATATTGATACCGACTTTTGTATTGATAGGAGAAATGAAGTTATTGATTATGTTACTAATCGATATGGAGAGGATAAGGTTGCCCAAATAATTACTTTTAATAAAATGACTTCTAAGGCAGTTTTAAAAGATGTTGCAAGGGTTCTAGATATTCCTTATGGAGAGGCCGATAAATTAGCCAAGTTAATTCCAGTTGTAAGAGGGAAACCTTATAAACTTAAAGAAATGATTGATAAGAATTCGCCTTGCCAAGAGTTTAGGGATAAATATATCAATGATAATAAGGTAAAAAAATGGATTGATTTGGCTTTGAGAATTGAAGGTACTAATAAAACATATGGGGTCCATGCTGCAGGTGTTGTTATTTCATCAGATCCTCTTGATGAACTTGTACCTCTTCAAAGAAATAATGAAGGACAAATAATAACTCAATACTCTATGGATGATATTGAATCACTTGGATTATTGAAAATGGATTTTTTAGGTCTTAAAAATCTTACTATGATTGAAAAGACAGTTTCACTGATTAGTCAATCCAGTGGAAAGATAATAAATATTGATAATTTACCTCAAAATGACTCTAAAACATTTGAGCTGATTGGTAGCGGCGATCTTGAAGGTATATTTCAACTTGAATCTTCTGGGATGAAGCAAGTTGTAAAGGACTTTAAACCTAACTCTCTTGAAGATATTTCATCGATCTTAGCTCTTTATAGACCTGGACCTCTTGATGCTGGCCTCATACCAAAATTCATAAATCGAAAAAATGGGAACGAAAAGGTTGATTACCCTCATCCTTCTATAAAATCAATTCTTACCGAAACCTATGGAATTATGGTTTATCAAGAACAAATTATGAAAATTGCGCAAGACTTAGCCGGTTATTCTTTGGGTGATGCGGATTTACTTCGTAGAGCAATGGGAAAAAAGAAAGTATCAGAGATGGTAAAGCATAGGAATATTTTTGTAGAGGGATCAATGAAGAAGGGTGTAAATGAAAAATTAGCAAATGATCTTTTTGATCAAATGGTTTTATTTGCAGAATATTGTTTTAACAAAAGCCACTCAACTGCTTATGGTGCAGTAACTTATCAAACTGCATTTTTAAAAGCTCATTTTCCTGTTGCATATATGGCGGCACTTTTAAGCGTAAATTCTGGATCTACTGACAAGATGCAAAGATATATTTCTAATTGTTATTCGATGGGTATAGAAGTTATTTCACCTAGTATTAATTTTTCTGGAATTGATTTTACAATAAAGAATAATCAGATTTTATTTGGCCTTTCTGCAATTAAAAATTTAGGAGATTCTGCTATAAGAAATATTATTGAAAATCGGAATAATTTTGGAAGTTTTAAATCATTATCAGATTTGTGCGATCGTTTACCTTCTAATGTACTTAACAAAAGAAGCATTGAATCTTTAATTCATTGTGGAGCACTTGATGAGTTTTCTAATGACAATAATAGAGCTCAATTATTGTCAGATCTCGAACATGTCATGGAATGGGCCTCTTCACGAAATCGAGATAGATTATCCGGGCAGGGAAATCTATTTGATTGCAAAGAAGAATTTTCAAATGTAGCATTTTCAGATTCACAACTAGCTAAGGTTGATGATTATTCATTAATTGAAAAGTTAAAGTTAGAAAAGGAGCTTTTAGGCTTTTACTTATCTGATCATCCTTTAAAACATTTAACTAAGCCAGCTAAACTTGTATCCCCAATTAGTATTTCACAGTTAGATGAAACAAAAGATAGAACCAAAGTCTCTTTAGTTGTAATGATCCCTGAGTTGAAGCAAATCACTACGAGAAAAGGAGATAGGATGGCTATAGTTCAACTTGAAGATCTTTCTGGAAGTTGTGAAGCAATAGTTTTTCCAAAAACCTATGTCAGATTATCAGAATTTCTTTTGACTGATATTAGGCTATTGGTCTGGGGAACGATAGACAAAAAAAGTGATAAAACTCAATTAATAATTGATGATTGTAGAGAAATAGATAACCTTAAACTACTTATCATTAATCTTGATAGTTCTCAAGCATCAGATGTAAGGGTACAAAATACCTTGAGAGACTGCTTAATTAAATTTAAACCCGATAAAGGTAAATGTGGAATCAAGACTCCAGTTTTAGCTGCTGTAAGAAATAAAAATAGTGTTACCTACGTTAAATTTGGTGAACAATTCTGTATTGGAGATATTCAAGGAGCTCGCAAATTATTAGAAGATAAATCATTCCAAGTTAATTTGAAATCTTTAGTTTCCTAA
- a CDS encoding PAM68 family protein, whose amino-acid sequence MKKKQSKKKTQNKKKKNYSETTAFANLEKTSIPVSKPNPSSSGIPKYVADRMARRIFFTAGIPTILGMSVFVVSYIIVTRNIAEIPPSSTIAISALFFLLGLAGLSFGILSASWDKEPGSFFGIENIPMNIQRAKAAFKPATQNYEDKS is encoded by the coding sequence ATGAAAAAAAAGCAATCAAAAAAAAAGACACAAAATAAAAAGAAAAAAAACTATTCTGAAACAACTGCTTTCGCTAATCTAGAAAAAACATCTATTCCTGTAAGTAAGCCAAATCCATCATCTAGTGGCATCCCAAAATATGTTGCTGACAGAATGGCAAGAAGAATATTCTTTACAGCTGGAATACCGACAATATTAGGAATGTCTGTTTTTGTCGTTAGCTACATTATAGTTACAAGAAATATTGCTGAAATACCTCCTTCCTCAACCATTGCAATTTCAGCATTGTTTTTCTTGTTAGGTCTAGCAGGATTGAGTTTTGGAATATTATCAGCTAGTTGGGATAAAGAGCCTGGATCTTTTTTTGGTATTGAAAATATACCAATGAATATACAACGTGCAAAAGCTGCCTTTAAACCTGCAACTCAAAATTATGAGGATAAAAGTTAA
- the rpsO gene encoding 30S ribosomal protein S15: MSLDTAEKQKLIENHQVHPTDTGSVEVQVAMLSKRISKLSDHLQGNIHDFASRQGLLKMIGKRKRLLSYIKDKNVQKYQELVKKIGIRG; the protein is encoded by the coding sequence ATGTCATTAGATACAGCTGAAAAACAGAAGCTGATTGAAAATCATCAGGTGCATCCAACTGATACAGGTTCAGTTGAAGTTCAGGTAGCAATGCTTTCTAAAAGAATATCGAAATTAAGTGATCATCTTCAAGGAAACATTCATGATTTCGCTTCAAGGCAAGGATTATTAAAAATGATTGGTAAAAGGAAAAGATTACTATCTTACATAAAAGACAAAAACGTTCAAAAATATCAAGAACTAGTTAAGAAAATTGGAATCAGAGGATGA
- the ruvA gene encoding Holliday junction branch migration protein RuvA, producing MISWINGDLVDLWQTNQKFFVLINCQGLGYEIQILESFFLKLKTNQISTKNINLWIKHIKKEDSDLLFGFTSKDQKNFFIEILSIRGVGSQIGIGILNKFSISEVINAIQTQDKKLICSVPGIGQKMSDRLILELKSKFKSEILHEEEKNKDEFEIKDPEINKMIEDLQLTLQSLSYKNKEINTILPIIIKEIDLLGKKENNLSFEKLLKLAMHYLDEDSSNIAR from the coding sequence TTGATTAGTTGGATAAATGGAGATTTAGTTGATTTATGGCAAACTAATCAAAAATTTTTTGTTTTAATAAATTGCCAAGGATTAGGATACGAAATACAAATACTAGAATCTTTTTTTCTCAAGTTAAAAACAAATCAGATATCTACTAAAAACATCAATCTTTGGATAAAGCATATAAAAAAAGAAGATTCAGATTTATTATTTGGCTTTACATCAAAGGATCAAAAAAATTTCTTCATTGAAATTTTAAGTATTCGAGGTGTTGGATCTCAAATTGGTATTGGGATATTAAACAAATTTTCTATTAGTGAAGTTATAAATGCAATACAAACACAAGACAAAAAATTAATTTGTTCTGTACCTGGTATAGGACAAAAAATGAGTGATCGGTTAATTTTAGAATTAAAAAGCAAATTTAAAAGCGAAATATTACATGAAGAAGAAAAAAACAAAGATGAATTTGAGATTAAGGATCCTGAGATAAATAAAATGATAGAAGACCTTCAGTTAACCCTTCAATCATTAAGTTACAAAAACAAAGAAATAAATACTATTTTGCCAATTATTATTAAAGAAATAGATCTCCTAGGTAAAAAAGAAAATAATTTATCATTTGAAAAACTATTGAAATTAGCTATGCATTATCTGGATGAGGATAGTAGTAATATAGCTAGATGA
- a CDS encoding glycine zipper 2TM domain-containing protein, with protein MMMKFHYLALLFCFSPIAQVNATTPKSVTCTRTEYREEYIPGTRSNPGYVKSYEVDVVIPCGGQNKAEKIDDNDCSEGSVIGGLLGAGIALSSSRGKDRFWAVPAGGTAGALIGCQVDGG; from the coding sequence ATGATGATGAAATTTCACTATTTAGCTTTATTATTTTGTTTTTCTCCTATTGCTCAAGTTAATGCAACAACCCCAAAATCAGTAACTTGTACAAGAACTGAATATAGAGAAGAATACATTCCTGGAACGAGATCAAACCCAGGCTACGTAAAAAGTTATGAGGTAGACGTTGTAATACCTTGTGGAGGTCAAAACAAAGCTGAAAAAATAGATGATAATGACTGTAGTGAAGGTTCTGTTATAGGGGGTCTTCTTGGTGCTGGAATTGCATTATCCTCATCTAGAGGGAAAGACAGGTTTTGGGCCGTACCAGCGGGAGGTACTGCAGGGGCTCTAATTGGATGTCAAGTGGATGGTGGTTAA